Part of the Candidatus Buchananbacteria bacterium CG10_big_fil_rev_8_21_14_0_10_42_9 genome is shown below.
GGCTTTAATTTTTGGTCTAATTGGAATTGCATGTGCGCCGTTTCCCGATTGTCATCGCGAGGACCTTGCGGAAGCAAGGGGACGTGGCGACCCATGTTTTCCTCTCCCTTGATGGGAGAGGATTAAGGTGAGGGTGGGTTTAATAATCATTTTGTTTCTACCTCACCCTCCCCTCTCCTGCTAGGAGAGGGTCTTTGGATTGCCGCGCCCTCATTCCGTTCGGGCTCGCAATGACAATAGTATGGGTATGTGGTTTATTTCGTTAAAACAATCCAAGCGAAACAGAGGGACACAAGTCCCTTATTGTAACTTTAAACCAGATTGTACGAGCTATTGTAACAAGATTAATAAAAAATATCAAGATAAAATTAAAAGGAGATAAGCAATGCCTACCCCCCGTAGTTGGTCCCATTGACGGAACGCTTTGTCCTGCCGCGCACCATGCGCAGTGGTGTCCCGACCAGTGTCGGGCCTGACTCTACCCAGTTTGCTCCCGCCGAACCCTCCTACGGATTAGCGGCAGCTACTGGCTGTTGCCTTGTGACGACTGAGAATCTTCGTAGGCTTTTTTCATGGCCTCGAACTCTTCTCTCGTCAGATCTACGTCTTCTGGCCCAAACGCTGCCAGGCTCAGGTTGGTAACCCCTTGACCGAAATTTCTGCCTCGCAGGGCATCCATAACGTCAGGGAAACCCGAAGCATCCCCGTTGCGCCTGAATTTTATGACGGCGAACCTGGCGCGCGCGAAGAGGTTTCTTGTCCTCTCCCTTTGCCTCATGTTTTGCAGTCTTCTGCTCGCGTCACTCATACTGCAAGATCCCTTATTAGGGATTATGGCTCCCTTTTGCCATTTGTTAACGAGACTACACGACAGGTGTACTCTCGCCTTACCTGAACTTTATTGATAATACAGTGCAGATAAGGGTGGTCCAAAAACACATGCATGTGTAGCTGAACCAAACCCCTCCTGCCGTTTTTCGCCGGAAGGCGATTAACGGCTCACAATATAACACCTTCCCCATGTTCAAATTTTAATAATTTAAAACCCAAACAAAGGGAAAGTGCCTATTTTAAAAGGACAAAGTATAATACCATAAAATAATAAATATGTCAAATATTTTGAGGAAACATTGAAAAATGCCTGGCTTTAGGGTGTTGTGAGGAAATTTCTCCTTTTCTACCCTTCGACAGGATCAGGGTGTAAAGGAGGTGGCGACCCATGTTCTCCTCTCCCTCAATGGGAGAGGATTAAGGTGAGGGTGAATTCCTCCTTTACTAAAGGAGGTGGTGAGTTTACGAGACCCGTCTGACGGGTCGAGCCGAAGGATTTATTAAAGCTAGAAATCCCTCGCTCTACGGGCACTCCCTTTAAAAAAGGGAGAATTGCGTTAAGAGGTTTTGTTGTTAAGAACCATCAATCGCAGTTCAGTCATATCTTCAATTGAATACTTCAAGCCTTCACGCCCAAGGCCAGAATCTTTTACCCCGCCATATGGCATATGGTCTATCCTGTAACCCGGCACATCGTTAATAACTACTCCCCCGACTTCCAACTCCTGAAAGGCATAATTGATATGTTCAAAACTATTAGTAAAAACTCCGGCTTGTAGCCCAAAGGCTGAATTATTAATATTTTTGATTCCTTCAGTGAAACTATTAACTGGGTATAAATTTACCACGGGCGCAAAGGCTTCCTCGCTACAAATCGCTAGTGACGGCTTTGGTCGGTCTAATACAGTTGGTTCAAAAAATTTACCGTTAGCTTTACCGCCGGTTAAAACTTTACTGCCAGACTTGATAGCTTCATTGACCCATTTTTCGGTGCGTTTAACCGCGCCCGCTTCAATCATCGGGCCAACTTGAGTTTGAGGGTCAATCGGATTACCCAATTTTATTTTTTTAACTAACTTAATATATTCTGATACAAATTTATCGTAAACATTTTTATGCACAAATAACCGCTGGGTTGAAATGCAAATTTGACCTGAAAAACTAAATGCGCCAACCACTAAACGCTTAGCTGCCCATTTTATATCTGCTGATTCATCAACTAGGGCACCAGCATTTCCACCTAGCTCTAAAACTACTTTTTTCTTGCCCGAACGTTCCTTCATTTTCCAACCAACCGCCGGACTGCCAGTAAAGCTTAAAAGTTTAAACCGATCATCGGTCACTAAAGCATCTCCAACCTTGCGGTCCATCGCCATAATACTAATGGCTCCCTTGGGTAGATTTGTATCATCAATTAATTCAGCAAACATCATCATGGTGAGCGGCGTGCGAGACGGTACTTTTAAAACTAAAGTGCAGCCAGCGGCAATGGTGGGAGCGACTTTGTGAATAGCTAAATTCAATGGGTAGTTAAACGGTGAAATCCCGGCGACCGGCCCCACCGGAAATCTTTTGACAATCCCCCAACGGCCGTCTGAACTAGCTAATAAATCTAAATCCAACACTTCTCCAGCAATACGCTTAGCTTCTTCCTTGGCTAAAGTCAAAACGTTAATTGCCCGCATCGCTTCCACTTCAGCATCTTTGATGGGTTTGGCTGATTCCAAGCTAATCATGCGCGCAAAAGCTTTTTGTTTTTTAGTTAAGCCGGCAATCAACTGGTCAAAAATTGCCACCCGCTCATACACTCCCATTTTCCGGGTAATTTCAAAAGTTTTAACCGCCGCTTTAGTCGCCTGTTCTAATTGCTGCTTAGTCGCTGAAAAAGTCAGTCCGACTGGCCGGTCATTGTACGGATTTAGAACCTCAAGCCTTTGTCTTGATTTAACAAATTTACCGGCCACATAAATTGGAAATTCTTTTACAACCATAATTTTGTCATTGCGAGCGTAGCCACGTCAGACGTGGCGAAGCGTCGCAATCTCTACAATCGATAGCTTAAATCTTCCCACCGATTGTTTACATTATTAATAAGACTTTCTTTTCTTTTTCTACTAAACTTCTTTATTTGTTTTTCTCTGTTTAAAGCATCTACAACATTATCATACTCCTCGTAATAAACCAATTTGCTTACATTATACTTCTTAGAAAAACCTTCTATAATTTTTTCCTTGTGCTGCCAAACTCGACTGGCCAAATTACTAGTGACTCCAATATATAATACTGTATGGACTTTATTTGTTAGCAGATATATATAATATTTTTTCATAACGAGAGATCGCCACGTTGCTAGCGCTCCTCGCGATGACAATGTTAAAAAACCCTTTTATACAATTAAATTCATCTTACTACAGACTACAAAAAAAGGAAATAAGTTAAATTAAACAAACGTTACGCGAAAGCTTTTTAGTAAGTTTTAAATTTTCCAGGTAATTTACCGGGCAATCAATAATGGCCACTTTCTTTTGTTTAAACGCTCTGTCTAAAACATCAGCAATGGAATCGCCTTTTTTGATTTTGTAGCCAACGGCGCCAAAACTCTCGGCCAATTTAATAAAATCGGGGTTGTCAAAATCAATGGATGCGGCGTGCTTGTACTTTTTTTCCTGGTGCCATTGAATCAGGCCATACTTACTGTCGGTCCACACTAAAACTACTATCGGCGTTTTTAAACGAACAGCTGTTTCCAGCTCTTGCACGTTCATCATGAACCCCCCGTCACCGGCAACCGCCAGCACTTTTTTTTGCGGATTCAGCATCTTTGCCATAATCGCTCCCGGTAAAGCAAACCCCATGGCCGCAAAACCGTTAGCGATTAAACACGTGTTCGGTTTATTGGCTAGATAGTGCCTAGCAATCCAAACCTTATGAGCGCCGACATCAGAAATTAAAATGTCATCATCCCCGAGAAATTTTTGAATATCCGCCACAATTTTTTGAGGCTTTAAAGGGTAATAAGTGTCATCACTTTCGGCTGTCAATTCTTTCTTAATATACTCGGGGTAAGGCAAGTGGTATGAATAATTAGGAAATTTAAATTTTTTCAATTCGCCAATAATCTGGTTTAAACTATCGCCAATATGACCGGCAATTTCCGCATCCACCTCATAGGCTGTGTCAATTTCAGCATAGCGGCTATCAATATGAATTATTTTTTTAAGCCGGCCAATATTCCAAAAACTAGGCGCGTATTCAACTACGTCATATCCAATGGCAATAATCAAATCAGCCTGTTCAAACACGCAGCTGATTAAATCTCGGGCTTGCAAACCG
Proteins encoded:
- a CDS encoding aldehyde dehydrogenase — its product is MVVKEFPIYVAGKFVKSRQRLEVLNPYNDRPVGLTFSATKQQLEQATKAAVKTFEITRKMGVYERVAIFDQLIAGLTKKQKAFARMISLESAKPIKDAEVEAMRAINVLTLAKEEAKRIAGEVLDLDLLASSDGRWGIVKRFPVGPVAGISPFNYPLNLAIHKVAPTIAAGCTLVLKVPSRTPLTMMMFAELIDDTNLPKGAISIMAMDRKVGDALVTDDRFKLLSFTGSPAVGWKMKERSGKKKVVLELGGNAGALVDESADIKWAAKRLVVGAFSFSGQICISTQRLFVHKNVYDKFVSEYIKLVKKIKLGNPIDPQTQVGPMIEAGAVKRTEKWVNEAIKSGSKVLTGGKANGKFFEPTVLDRPKPSLAICSEEAFAPVVNLYPVNSFTEGIKNINNSAFGLQAGVFTNSFEHINYAFQELEVGGVVINDVPGYRIDHMPYGGVKDSGLGREGLKYSIEDMTELRLMVLNNKTS
- a CDS encoding excinuclease ABC subunit C — encoded protein: MKKYYIYLLTNKVHTVLYIGVTSNLASRVWQHKEKIIEGFSKKYNVSKLVYYEEYDNVVDALNREKQIKKFSRKRKESLINNVNNRWEDLSYRL
- a CDS encoding acetolactate synthase large subunit, with protein sequence MNGAELFVKSLEAEGVRWVFGVPGEENIALVDAIDHSKIKFIVTRHEQGAAFMADVYGRLTGKAGVCLSTLGPGATNLITGVANAHMDRSPLIAITGQGSLTRAHKESHQFIDQNKLFDPITKWTVTAKTPDTIPEAIRKSFKIAESEKPGAVHVELPEDVADMPVKNIAPLKPVDQYHANASQVEIDKAIKLIKKAKRPLILAGNGVIRQKAAKELRSFLRLSQIPAGNTFMAKGAIPRNYKHHLYTFGLQARDLISCVFEQADLIIAIGYDVVEYAPSFWNIGRLKKIIHIDSRYAEIDTAYEVDAEIAGHIGDSLNQIIGELKKFKFPNYSYHLPYPEYIKKELTAESDDTYYPLKPQKIVADIQKFLGDDDILISDVGAHKVWIARHYLANKPNTCLIANGFAAMGFALPGAIMAKMLNPQKKVLAVAGDGGFMMNVQELETAVRLKTPIVVLVWTDSKYGLIQWHQEKKYKHAASIDFDNPDFIKLAESFGAVGYKIKKGDSIADVLDRAFKQKKVAIIDCPVNYLENLKLTKKLSRNVCLI